Genomic DNA from Haloarcula marina:
CCACCACCGATGGCGGCACGCAAACGTCTGAAACGTCGACCGGTGACGGCATCCTCGGCGACCAGACGGAAACGGAGACGGACACCGGTAGTGCGCCGACCGAGACAGCCACCGACGACCAGAGCGGGACGCCGACGCAAACCCCGACGGAGACGGCCACCGACGACGGCCTCCTCGGCATCGGGTTGTAGTCAGGGCGCGGGGAGGCGTGACCGCCTCGCTCACTCCGCCTCTGGGTCTGAAAAAGGTGACCGCGACGTTACTGAATCGTCGTGTGTTCCGATTCCTCGTCCAGCGCGAGGTTCGTCGCAATCTCGGCATTTCTGACCGCGTACTCGGCGGTTTGCTGGAGACTGACCAACACTTCACGGACCTGCAGGAGGCTCTGATTGTCCATCTCCGGGAGGTCGTTCAGGATGTCGTGTTCCTTATCGCCGATGTCGGAGTACCCTTCCCGGACCTGAATCGCGGTGTCGTAGTCCCGTTCGACGGCGGCCTGCACCGCGAGGGCGGTAATCTCGTTGACCTCGTCGGTGAAGTCGCGGATACGACGCATCGTGGAACTGTCCACGTCGAGCGAGTGTTCGGGCGCTTCGAGGGCGATTTCGGCGATGTCCTCGGCGTTGTCGGCGGTCAGTTCGAGATTCTTCGCGATGGAGCGGTAGCCGATGAGCGGGAAGCCGTCTTCGAGACCGACCGCCCGTGCGAGGTTGGGGTTCTGGTAGGAGGTGAAGATGAGGCGCAGGAGGAGGACGAATATCTTGTTAGCCTGTCGCTCTCGGTTCAGCGCACGCTGTGCGAGATCAGGGTTGCCGTGAGCGAGCGCTTTCACCGCCTCGTTTCGCATCGTCGACCCCGTCGATTCGAGGCGTTCGAGTAGGTTGTCGAGCGTGAAGTCCTCCGGGTCGACCGAACAGCGAATGGTGATTCGACGGGGCGTCTCCTCGATGACGCCGAGACCCATCAACTGCGTCTCGGCGTTGTAGACGGCGTTGATGTGCGCCGAATCGAGGGTCTGCCCGTCGGGCGCTTCGACGTGGATGATGCGCCGTCCGAGGACGTACTGGGCGACGATGGCCCGTTCGACCGCGTCGGCGTTCAGGTTCTCGGCGTGGATGATGGCCTCCGATTCCTCCGTCTGGACCGATTCGGGCATGACCGTCAGCGTGCCTTTACCGCCCATTCGGAGCGACACCTCGTCGCCCTTCTCCACGTCGTGGGCCGACGCCCACTCCGCCGGGAGCGTCATCGCGAGCGTCGACGGACCCAACCGCTGCACTTTCCGCGTTTCCATATTGCCTTGGTTGGATACGACTGACCTTAATCTTCACTATACAGCCATTAATTCGTACAATCGAATACAATCACATGGTTGGGTGGTTAGCGACCTGAACGGTCAGGTGACGATTTCGACCAGTCGCCGTTCGTAGCGGCCGACGCGGACCTGTATCCACCCGGCGAGTTCGGCGTCGAGTTCGGGGTCGCCGGTGTCGACGCGGAGCGTCCCGATGTCGTCGAGTTTCCGCCGCGAGGCGACGACTTCCACGTCACACCGACGAATTACTGCGGGCGAAATCTGCTGGTTACCGCGCCCGAAGACGAAGCCCTGCCCGCCGATAGGCGAGACGACGACGACGTTCTCCTCGCCCAGGGCGTCGAGGATGTCGGACTCCGCGCCGTCTTCGACGAGGAGTTCGCCGTCGCGCCACACGTCGACGCCGAGCGTCGTGCCTTCGAAGCCGAGTCGACGCTTGATTGCGCCGACGGTGCTTCCGGGGCCGAGCACGTAGGTGACGCCCGGTCGGACGCCCTCTGCGACGCCCTCCGCGAGCGTTTCGACGGTTCCGCCGCCCAACTGTTTCGCGGACTGTCGCTGGTCCGCGACGGGGACGGTGGCGACGGCGCGCAACTCGGTGACGACTTCGCCGCCGCGGAACGCGTCCTCGTCGATGTCGTTCACCTCGGCGGCTTCCGTCT
This window encodes:
- a CDS encoding phosphate signaling complex PhoU family protein, coding for METRKVQRLGPSTLAMTLPAEWASAHDVEKGDEVSLRMGGKGTLTVMPESVQTEESEAIIHAENLNADAVERAIVAQYVLGRRIIHVEAPDGQTLDSAHINAVYNAETQLMGLGVIEETPRRITIRCSVDPEDFTLDNLLERLESTGSTMRNEAVKALAHGNPDLAQRALNRERQANKIFVLLLRLIFTSYQNPNLARAVGLEDGFPLIGYRSIAKNLELTADNAEDIAEIALEAPEHSLDVDSSTMRRIRDFTDEVNEITALAVQAAVERDYDTAIQVREGYSDIGDKEHDILNDLPEMDNQSLLQVREVLVSLQQTAEYAVRNAEIATNLALDEESEHTTIQ
- a CDS encoding ATP-NAD kinase family protein, giving the protein MRRIAVVVNPIAGMGGRVGLKGTDGKVAEARERGAEPRAPDRAREALDSLAGVGRDIELLTYGDPMGESLARDAGFDPVVVGVPEDAEATTSDDTRAAVRAFVDHEADAVLFVGGDGTAVDVAETLDELDDGTPILGVPAGVKVYSSVFGVSPRAAGRIAATFSETEAAEVNDIDEDAFRGGEVVTELRAVATVPVADQRQSAKQLGGGTVETLAEGVAEGVRPGVTYVLGPGSTVGAIKRRLGFEGTTLGVDVWRDGELLVEDGAESDILDALGEENVVVVSPIGGQGFVFGRGNQQISPAVIRRCDVEVVASRRKLDDIGTLRVDTGDPELDAELAGWIQVRVGRYERRLVEIVT